CGGTCTTTCAGAAATGCGGAGAGTTGGTCGAGCACAAGCTTCTCGATCTCATGCGCGGGAAGGCGCCAGCCTTTTGATACGAGCCCGGTCTCGTTTTCCTCATTCGCGGCGCTAGCCTTCTTGGCGGCCGCGGCCCGAGGTGCCAGGAGCGACCGCTCGACATAGTACCGGTACCGCCGCCCGTGGTTGACCGCATGGGAGGGCGTGAACGGCACGCCTTCTGCCGTGAATAGGAGACCTGCGAGCAGGCTCGGGTGCTTCGAACTGGTCCGACCGCGCTTTCGACCGGCGTTGGCAGCGAGGAGAGCCTGAACTTTGTCCCAGGTCTCAGCATCGACGATTGCGTCGTGTTCTCCGTCGTAGCTGGTTTGGCGATGCGGAATGCGGCCGAGATAGATCGGGCTCGAGAGGATGCGATACAGATGCCCGCGGCTGAAGTCAGTGCCCCCTAGCCGGCGTCCATCGGCTAGGGTGCGGACCTTGGTCCTGAGGTTGAGACGGTGGGTCTTCTCTTGGAGCTTTCGGACGCTACCCAGCTCGAGGTAGAGCGCAAACAGATGCCTGACTGTCTTGGCCTCATCGGCATTGATCTTGAGCTTCCGATCGATGGCGTCGTAGCCGAGCGGCACGGCGCCACCCATCCACATGCCCTTCTTCTTGGAGGCCGCAATCTTGTCGCGGATACGTTCGCTCGTGACCTCGCGCTCGAACTGGGCGAAGGAGAGCAAAACGTTGAGGGTGAGCCGACCCATGGATGTCGTGGTGTTGAAGGCCTGCGTCACCGAGACGAATGACACGCCCTTGGCGTCGAAGGCCTCTACAATCTTCGCGAAGTCGAACAGAGATCGTGTCAGGCGGTCGATCTTATAGACGACGACGGTATCCACTTTACCTGCAGCGATATCTGCAAGAAGGCGCTTGAGCGCGGGGCGGCCCATGGTCCCGCCGGAATACCCGCCATCGTCATAGTGGGCGGAAAGAGCATGCCACCCTTCATGGCGCTGGCTGGCAATGTAGGACTCGCAAGCCTCCCGTTGAGCATGGAGTGAGTTGAACTCCTGCTCGAGCCCCTCATCGGAGGACTTGCGGGTGTAGATGGCGCAACGGATGCGCTTGGACCGCTTGTTGATCTCACCCATCTGCAGGCGTCTCCGTGCTGCGGCGCTTGAGCCCAAAGAAGGCCCAGCCGTTCCAGTTGGTGCCGGTGATCGCACGAGCGACAGCGGTGAGGCTTGGATAGGTTCGGCCACGCCAGGCAAAGCCCTTCTCGAGAACGAGCACTTCGTGCGTCTCGCCGTGCCATTCACGAAAGAGCTTCGTGCCTTTGCTCAAGCGGCGCGGCTGCGGTCGTGACGGTTTGCCTTTCGCCTGGCCGGCCTTCTTGAGGAGCCGCAGCGTCTCGGCATCGAGTCCTCCATAGACTTCCGCCTGGATCCCGTAGGCTACCGCGCGGACGAGGAAGGCGCGGCTTGCATGGCGCGGCACTGTGGGACTCCACAGGCGACGCCATTCAGCTTCGAGTTCAGCCCTCGGGGAGTTCGGCAGGGCGCGAACCCGAGTGGCGAGATCCGCCTCGACCTGAGCCGTTACCGGCCCGCGCCGTTTTCGGCGCGACCGAGCGTATGTGTTTCCCGACATGGTTCTAAGCCTTATGGGATTCCGCCGTGGCCATCCGATAGCGCCGCACGCCCTTCT
This genomic window from Methyloceanibacter caenitepidi contains:
- a CDS encoding recombinase family protein, with product MGEINKRSKRIRCAIYTRKSSDEGLEQEFNSLHAQREACESYIASQRHEGWHALSAHYDDGGYSGGTMGRPALKRLLADIAAGKVDTVVVYKIDRLTRSLFDFAKIVEAFDAKGVSFVSVTQAFNTTTSMGRLTLNVLLSFAQFEREVTSERIRDKIAASKKKGMWMGGAVPLGYDAIDRKLKINADEAKTVRHLFALYLELGSVRKLQEKTHRLNLRTKVRTLADGRRLGGTDFSRGHLYRILSSPIYLGRIPHRQTSYDGEHDAIVDAETWDKVQALLAANAGRKRGRTSSKHPSLLAGLLFTAEGVPFTPSHAVNHGRRYRYYVERSLLAPRAAAAKKASAANEENETGLVSKGWRLPAHEIEKLVLDQLSAFLKDRVAVLDALASMKKSPDLVTAVLARASKLTYACEAGAPSGNAEVIATLVRRIVVAQDTVTIEIARNMLTARLLDQEIAHASLEKCRGTITLEVQVRLRRRGVEAKLVVSDQGHANSVPDANLVRALARAHEWFGQIVRGEADGIGAVACAERLDRTYVTRIICLAFLAPEMTTALLEGRQPAELTAKRLIRSTASIPLFWMDQLPLLST
- a CDS encoding DUF2924 domain-containing protein, with product MSGNTYARSRRKRRGPVTAQVEADLATRVRALPNSPRAELEAEWRRLWSPTVPRHASRAFLVRAVAYGIQAEVYGGLDAETLRLLKKAGQAKGKPSRPQPRRLSKGTKLFREWHGETHEVLVLEKGFAWRGRTYPSLTAVARAITGTNWNGWAFFGLKRRSTETPADG